The proteins below are encoded in one region of Acanthochromis polyacanthus isolate Apoly-LR-REF ecotype Palm Island chromosome 4, KAUST_Apoly_ChrSc, whole genome shotgun sequence:
- the rgmd gene encoding RGM domain family, member D → MGRSGPHITAKRQLWDCVTLTMVLLSLLFRPAHCQQCRIQRCNAEYVASTSPSSGLQEDVALDVDYCIALRAYALCTRRQARSCRGDLVYHSAVFRIKELFSQHNCSSDGPTSSAKVPSTSRPAVSELCNYENRVLVSGSAGQQKKYAHCGLFGDPHLRTFRDEFQTCKVEGAWPLIDNRFLSVQVTNVPVVLGSSATATSKITVIFKSYHGCTDQKVYQATTEDLPLAFQDGTRSGGESGSLTIAERGGSGVGRQVKIQARYIGTSIIIRRVGSYLTFAIRMPEDTLDFSEDNGGLQLCLHGCPRNELIKEHTLGRQSQQPRLQGTNTELGPLRPPHQVYTVERATAKCRETLQVEDVYFQSCVFDLLTTGDPEFSMAAYGALEDLKALPPSKLKQNSPRTPRVYNRGVSQTLAATAANSSLLSLLLLIVLLL, encoded by the exons ATGGGGAGAAGCGGACCTCACATCACGGCTAAGCGGCAGCTTTGGGACTGTGTAACGTTGACCATGGTTTTACTTTCGCTGCTGTTTCGACCAG ctcaCTGCCAGCAGTGTCGAATCCAGCGCTGTAATGCGGAGTACGTGGCTTCTACCTCACCCTCTAGTGGTCTGCAGGAGGACGTGGCTCTGGATGTGGACTACTGCATCGCCCTGAGGGCCTATGCCCTGTGCACCCGGCGGCAGGCGCGCAGCTGCAGGGGCGACCTCGTCTACCACTCGGCCGTCTTTCGCATTAAGGAGTTATTCTCTCAGCATAACTGCTCCAGTGACGGGCCCACCTCCTCCGCCAAGGTCCCCAGCACGTCTCGGCCAGCCGTGTCCGAGCTCTGCAACTACGAGAATCGGGTCCTCGTGTCGGGCTCGGCCGGTCAGCAGAAGAAATACGCCCACTGTGGATTATTCGGAGACCCACACCTACGGACTTTCCGAGACGAGTTTCAGACCTGCAAAGTGGAAGGGGCGTGGCCTCTGATTGATAACCGCTTCCTGTCGGTGCAGGTGACCAATGTGCCCGTTGTCCTGGGCTCCAGCGCCACGGCAACCAGCAAG ATCACAGTGATTTTCAAGTCCTACCACGGCTGTACGGATCAGAAGGTGTACCAGGCCACCACCGAGGATCTGCCGCTGGCCTTTCAGGACGGGACTCGCAGCGGCGGTGAGAGCGGAAGCCTGACCATCGCTGAGCGAGGCGGCTCCGGAGTGGGCCGGCAGGTGAAGATACAGGCCCGGTACATCGGCACCTCCATCATCATCCGCCGGGTGGGCAGCTACCTGACCTTTGCCATCCGCATGCCGGAAGACACCCTGGACTTTTCAGAGGACAATGGCGGGCTGCAGCTGTGCCTACACGGCTGCCCGCGAAACGAGCTCATCAAAGAGCACACGCTGGGCCGCCAGAGCCAGCAGCCCCGTCTGCAGGGCACCAACACAGAGCTGGGCCCTCTGAGGCCTCCTCACCAGGTCTACACTGTGGAGAGGGCCACGGCCAAATGTAGAGAGACTCTGCAGGTGGAGGACGTTTACTTTCAGTCCTGTGTGTTTGACTTGCTGACCACAGGAGACCCTGAGTTCTCCATGGCAGCGTATGGCGCTCTGGAGGATTTAAAGGCGCTGCCGCCCAGTAAACTGAAGCAGAATTCCCCAAGGACTCCTCGTGTTTACAATCGAGGAGTGTCGCAGACGctagcagcaacagcagccaaCAGCTCCCTGCTCTCACTCCTACTCCTCATTGTGCTgcttttgtaa